A region of Micromonospora sp. WMMD882 DNA encodes the following proteins:
- the amcB gene encoding cyclophane-forming radical SAM peptide maturase AmcB: MRGVAAVPTYVVMQPTTLCNLDCAYCYLPFRHRDRRMPVAVAAAVAESVNRWAERGRFSVVWHGGEPLAAGREHLAALIAPFGPQVEHHVQTNATLIDDEWCAFFAGHGVRVSVSVDGGRARNAERVTRAGRPAYDRILRGVATLRRHGLPFSALAVVSRPAPGLAAELYDYFLDLGCEVLGINIEETEGVNVRGNAHDAATVTAFWAELVAAWRRDPRIHLREVEWSLRFAAAVLDGTADDVLPRRLDPIPTVGHDGSVTVLSPELAGFSDPRYGDFTSGNVLATPLAEIVADAERTSWVGEFLDGVEACRASCPYFGFCGGGHAANRYFEQGRFDGTETEHCRNSKIRLLEGVLEHARDHQSPAA, from the coding sequence ATGCGCGGGGTGGCCGCCGTCCCGACGTACGTCGTGATGCAGCCGACCACCCTCTGCAACCTGGACTGTGCCTACTGCTATCTCCCGTTCCGCCACCGCGACCGGCGTATGCCGGTGGCGGTGGCGGCGGCGGTCGCCGAGTCGGTCAACCGGTGGGCCGAGCGGGGGCGGTTCTCGGTGGTCTGGCACGGCGGGGAGCCGCTGGCCGCCGGTCGGGAGCACCTCGCCGCGCTGATCGCGCCGTTCGGCCCGCAGGTGGAGCACCACGTGCAGACCAACGCCACGCTGATCGACGACGAGTGGTGCGCGTTCTTCGCCGGGCACGGCGTGCGGGTCAGCGTGAGCGTGGACGGCGGGCGGGCGCGCAACGCCGAGCGGGTCACCCGGGCCGGCCGGCCCGCGTACGACCGGATCCTGCGTGGGGTGGCGACGCTGCGCCGGCACGGGCTGCCCTTCTCGGCGCTCGCCGTGGTGAGCCGGCCCGCGCCCGGCCTCGCCGCCGAGCTGTACGACTACTTCCTCGACCTGGGCTGCGAGGTGCTCGGGATCAACATCGAGGAGACCGAAGGGGTGAACGTCCGGGGCAACGCGCACGACGCGGCCACGGTGACGGCCTTCTGGGCCGAGCTGGTGGCCGCCTGGCGGCGGGACCCGCGTATCCACCTGCGCGAGGTGGAGTGGTCCCTGCGGTTCGCCGCGGCGGTCCTGGACGGTACGGCGGACGACGTGCTGCCCCGGCGGCTGGACCCGATCCCGACCGTCGGGCACGACGGGTCGGTGACGGTGCTCTCACCCGAGCTGGCCGGTTTCTCCGACCCGCGCTACGGGGACTTCACCAGCGGCAACGTGTTGGCCACCCCGCTGGCCGAGATCGTGGCCGACGCGGAGCGGACGTCATGGGTGGGCGAGTTCCTGGACGGTGTCGAGGCGTGCCGCGCCTCGTGCCCGTACTTCGGCTTCTGTGGCGGTGGACACGCCGCCAACCGGTACTTCGAACAGGGGCGGTTCGACGGCACGGAGACCGAGCACTGTCGCAACAGCAAGATCCGCCTACTGGAGGGAGTGTTGGAACATGCCCGAGATCACCAGTCACCGGCAGCCTGA
- the amcA gene encoding multiple cyclophane-containing RiPP AmcA: MPEITSHRQPERAGGTFVDPVAERVRDLAAGLTALLDEAEAARRLRAEVAGASGVAGSDGASEVAGSDGASAVCAWNHFENIPTFYNWNNRPR, translated from the coding sequence ATGCCCGAGATCACCAGTCACCGGCAGCCTGAGCGTGCCGGAGGGACGTTCGTGGATCCGGTGGCGGAACGCGTCCGGGACCTCGCCGCCGGGCTCACCGCGCTGCTCGACGAGGCCGAGGCGGCCCGCCGGCTGCGGGCGGAGGTCGCCGGGGCCAGCGGAGTCGCCGGGAGCGACGGGGCCAGCGAGGTCGCCGGGAGCGACGGGGCCAGCGCGGTCTGCGCCTGGAACCACTTCGAGAACATCCCGACGTTCTACAACTGGAACAACCGACCCCGGTGA
- a CDS encoding Glu/Leu/Phe/Val dehydrogenase dimerization domain-containing protein yields MGVFASSDDPGSAGHEQVVFCHDKQTGLRAIIAIYSTALGPALGGTRFYPYASEADALADVLDLARGMAYKNALAGLDLGGGKAVIWGDPGQLKSEALLRAYGRFVESLGGRYYTACDVGTYVPDMDVIARETRFVTGRSVEHGGAGDSSVLTAWGVFQGMRAAAEHVWGTPSLAGRTVGVAGLGKVGRHLTGHLVEDGARVVATDVAPAACDRIRQTHPEVELVDDTAALVAADLDVYAPCALGGALDDDTVPALRAKVVAGAANNQLAHPGIEKLLADRGILYAPDYVVNAGGVIQVADEIEGFNFDRAKLRATRIYDTTREILRLADDEGVPPAVAADRLAERRMADVGRLRTILLP; encoded by the coding sequence ATGGGCGTATTCGCCAGCAGCGACGATCCCGGGTCCGCCGGCCACGAGCAGGTCGTCTTCTGCCATGACAAGCAGACCGGCCTGCGGGCCATCATCGCGATCTACTCCACCGCGCTGGGGCCCGCGCTGGGCGGCACCCGCTTCTACCCGTACGCCAGTGAGGCCGACGCCCTCGCCGACGTGCTCGACCTCGCCCGCGGGATGGCCTACAAGAACGCGTTGGCCGGCCTCGACCTGGGCGGCGGCAAGGCGGTCATCTGGGGAGACCCGGGGCAGCTCAAGAGCGAGGCGCTGCTGCGCGCGTACGGTCGTTTCGTCGAGTCGCTGGGCGGGCGCTACTACACCGCCTGCGACGTGGGCACGTACGTGCCGGACATGGACGTGATCGCCCGGGAGACCCGGTTCGTGACCGGCCGCAGCGTCGAGCACGGTGGCGCGGGCGACTCGTCGGTCCTCACCGCCTGGGGCGTCTTCCAGGGCATGCGGGCCGCCGCCGAGCACGTCTGGGGCACGCCCTCGCTGGCCGGCCGGACGGTGGGCGTGGCCGGGCTGGGTAAGGTCGGCCGGCACCTCACCGGTCATCTGGTCGAGGACGGCGCCCGGGTGGTGGCGACCGACGTCGCCCCGGCCGCCTGCGACCGGATCCGGCAGACCCACCCCGAGGTCGAGCTGGTCGACGACACCGCCGCGCTGGTCGCGGCCGACCTCGACGTGTACGCCCCGTGCGCGCTGGGCGGCGCGCTCGACGACGACACGGTGCCGGCGCTGCGCGCGAAGGTGGTCGCCGGCGCGGCGAACAACCAGCTCGCCCACCCGGGCATCGAGAAGCTCCTCGCCGACCGGGGCATCCTCTACGCGCCGGACTACGTGGTGAACGCCGGCGGGGTGATCCAGGTCGCCGACGAGATCGAGGGCTTCAACTTCGACCGGGCCAAGCTGCGGGCCACCCGGATCTACGACACCACCCGGGAGATCCTCCGGCTCGCCGACGACGAGGGGGTGCCGCCGGCGGTGGCGGCGGACCGGCTCGCCGAGCGACGGATGGCGGACGTGGGGCGGCTCCGGACGATCCTCCTGCCCTGA
- a CDS encoding DUF3073 domain-containing protein, with protein MGRGRAKAKQTKVARELKYHSPNTDLAALQRELGGSRKSDHDFDDDYKEYVDDDDEDHADDDPDPWVRPAR; from the coding sequence ATGGGGCGCGGCCGTGCTAAGGCCAAGCAGACAAAGGTGGCCCGGGAGCTGAAGTACCACTCCCCGAACACCGACCTCGCCGCCTTGCAGCGAGAACTCGGCGGCAGCCGTAAGTCGGACCACGACTTCGACGACGACTACAAAGAGTATGTCGACGACGACGACGAGGACCATGCGGACGACGACCCGGATCCCTGGGTCCGTCCCGCCCGCTGA